The DNA region CCACAGCTCATGACCGCTCGCCGCCAGCGCCGCGTTGGCCGAGACGTAATCGGTGAGCCGCAGCTCGTCGACCCCGAAGCCCTGCGGCGGCTCGGCGATCTCGGCGGCGGCGCGCGCGTACGGCGCGAAGTCCGGGCTGCCGTTCTCGTCCATACGCACACCACCGGGATGGCGGGACGCCCGGACCGGATCCGGGAAATGCACGAGCTGCCCGGCGTAGGCCGCGTTCGGTGGCGCGGCTTGCTGCCCGAGCCGACCTGTCGTCATGGCGGTTGCCCCCTGCTGCGTCTGGCTGGTGAGGACCGGCCTGCCCGAGGGGGACGGTCCGGGCACAGCCTATGCGGTGGCGCAAGGGCGGGTCTCGCCCATGTGACCTGTCCTACGCCTCCCCCTCCGCATCCGTCACGAACCGTCACAACGGCGTGACGGACGAGCGAAGCTCCCGCCACGGTCCGGCGACACGGATACACGTTTCACCGCCCCAGCTTCCCCACCAGCCGGGACATTTGGCAGGCTGTCACCGCAACTCGGGGGCGTGCACACCGCGCAGCTACCGCTGCGGGCACGGGAGGGAAAGCGCCATGCACACCGCACAATCAGTCACATCCGGGGATCCGCGCCTCAGCTGGAGCAGCACCGACGCCGGCCGCACACCCCGCCTGCACCACCGCCGCGACGGCATCCTGCCCGCAGTCGCGGCGGCACTGTCCGTACGCGGCGAGACGCTCACCTGCACCGCGGGCAAGGGCGACCAGCCCCCCGTGCTGCACCCGCTCGTCCAGGACTTCCTCGACACCCTCCCCAGCAGCCGGCGCGAACGCTTCACCGGCCGCTGCCCCGAAGCGATACTGCTCTCCCGGCAACTCACCGCCGCGGAATCCACCCGCTCCAAGCGCGCCCAGCGCAAGCCGCTGACCAACGGCGAAGCCCGGCGCGCCCTCAAGCACTCACGGCTCACCACGCGACGCATCCGCGAGGACGGCGACCCCATGCACGGCAGCTACGCGCCGCCCTGCCGCTCCTGCACGGCGATGCTCGCCCACTTCGGCGTACGTCCCGTCGACCTCACGACCACCGGGGCGGCAACCACCGCCGAGAAGGGCTGACCGCACGCCGATGCACGACCGAACCGACCTACCCGAACAGGCGGGCCCCGCGGGCCGCGACCGGCACTCCTCCACCCGCTTCCCCGTCGCCGTCGACGCCGCCCTGCGCGCCGCGGGCTGGCAGCCGGGCCGCTGGGACATCCGGCAGGCAGAGGAATGGGCCGACGCACTGCGCTCGCACACCTCGCCCGCCGGCCATCAGCACGCGGTCTTCCCCGCAGCCGTGGAGGCCTGGGCCGAATTCGGCGGACTCCACATCACCGCATCCGCACCGGGCCGCCAGATCGCACCCGCCCCCGTGCGCATCGACCCGCTGAGCGGACTCCACCTCGCCCGCACCCTCGGCGACCTCGGCCGGGCACTGGAGACCGAGGTCAGCCCGCTGGGCGAGGAAGGGGACGGGCAGGCGGTCCTGGCGATCGACACCGAGGGCCGCGTCTACAGCATCGACCACACCGGCGACTGGTACCTCGGCCCGGACATCGACCAGGCACTGGCGACCCTCGTCACGGGCATCCAGCCGGACCGCCTCGTCTCGGACTGAACCCGCGCGCCGCCCCGCTGGTCCCTCCACGGATCAGGCGGGCCCGGGCCGACACCACCACCAGCCTCTCCGGATCAGGCGGGCCCCTGAGCCGGCAGCACCGCCGACACCCGGAAGCCACCCGCGTCCGTCGGACCCGAGACGAAGACGCCGCCGAGCCCCAGCACCCGCTCCCGCATACCGACCAGGCCATTGCCCCCGCTCGGCAGCCCCGCGTCCGCCGTGGCCGCGTCCGACGGACCGTTCTCCACCTGCATCGCGACCTCCGCGTCCCGGTGCGCCAGCCGCACCCAGGTCTTCGCGCCCGCCGCATGCTTGTGGACGTTCGTCAGGGCCTCCTGCACCACCCGGTACGCCGTCTGCTCGACCTCGGGCGGATACGTGCGCGCCTCACCGTCCACCGACAGCTCCACCGTCATCCCCGCCGCCCTGGACTCCCCCACCAGGGTCTCCACCTCACGCAGCCGCGGCCCGTCCTCCGTCGCTGCAGCCGCGGCGGCCGCCGCCGCCTGACCGACCGAGGCGAGCGGCACCGAGGCCGGCCGGGCCGTCACCGACTCCCCCGCCCGCAGCACCCCGAGCATCTCCCGCAACTCCGTCAGCGCCTGCCTGCCCATGTCACCGACCAGCGCCGCGTTCCGCACCGCCTTCGCCGGATCCTTCGGCGCGACGGCCTGGAGCGCGGCGGCATGCACCACCATCAGACTGACCCGGTGGGCAACCACGTCATGCATCTCGCGGGCGATCCGGTGCCGCTCCTCCGTACGCGCCCACTCCGCCCGCTCCTCGGCCCGGTCGGCGAGCAGCGACAGCTCCCGCTCCAGCGAGTCCGCCCGCTCCCGCAGGCTCTCCATCAGCCGCCGCCGGGCCCCTATGTAGAGGCCGAACAGCACGGGCGGCGCGGTGAGCCCGAGCGACATGAAGAGGGAGATCAGCGGTACGTACCAGTCACCGGGCCCGAAGTCGTCCTGCTCCGCGACGCTCTGCCGCAGCCGTACGTACATGACGATGAACGACCCCATGAAGGACATCCCCGTCAGCACCGCGGTGATCCTTCGCGGCACGTCGGAGGCGGCCAGCGTGTAGAGGCCGACCAGGCCCATCAGGAAGCCCATCTCGGCGGGCGTCGTCGCGATCGACACCAGCACCACGGCGATCGGCCAGCGCCGCCGCACCACCAGAACCGCCCCCGCGAGCAGCCCGAACACCACGCCCAACGGCACCGGCAGCCCGGTGTCCCCGGCGAACTCCACCCCTTCCAATGCGCATTCCAGCGCCGACAGGAGCCCGAGCCCCACATCCAGGGCGACACTGCGCCGCCGCTCCCACCACCAGTAGCCGCGGGTGGTCGATCCCGCCGCTTCCCGGTCTGCCCCCGTTGCGGTCATGCCGTCCAGCCTACGGGCGGGCGCACCTCATTTTCGGGCGACCTGGACACCGGGTGCGGATCGGGGCGCCGTGACCCGTCGCGTCCGGGGCCGGTGTTACGGCATAGTGTTGTCTGCCCGGTCGACGGCCTGACGGTATGTCCAGTCGATCGACTTTGCTGTCCCCTGTGGTGTAACGGCAGCACAGTGGCTTTTGGTGCCATTTGTCCGGGTTCGAATCCTGGCAGGGGAGCTTCGGTGAGAGGGCCCCGACCAGCGCGGTCGGGGCCCTCACCCATGTCCGCTCACCAGTGCCCCGGTATCCTTCGGGTGTCCACCACCCGAAGCCGAAGGGCATTTCTGTGAGCTCCGAACGCCCGGCAGCCGTCGTCGTCCTCGCAGCGGGTGAGGGCACCCGCATGAAGTCGAAGACCCCCAAGGTCCTGCACGAGATCTCCGGGCGCTCGCTCGTCGGACATGTCGTCGCCGCCTCCCGAGAGCTGGACCCCGAGCACCTCGTCGTGGTCGTCGGCCACGGGAGCGAGCAGGTCACCGCGCATCTCACCGCCGTCGACGACCGGCTGCGGACCGCCCACCAGGCCCAGCAGAAGGGCACCGGCAACGCCGTGCGCGTCGGTCTCGACGAGCTGGGCGGCACCGTCGACGGCACCGTGATCGTCGTCTGCGGCGACACCCCGCTGCTCTCCGGCGAGACGCTCCTCGCGCTCGCCGCCACCCACACGGCCGACTCCAACGCCGTCACCGTGCTGACCGCCGAGGTCCCGGACTCCACCGGCTACGGCCGCATCGTCCGCGACCCGGCCGACGGCGCGGTCACCGAGATCGTCGAGCACAAGGACGCCACCGACGCCCAGCGCGAGATCCGGGAGATCAACTCCGGGGTCTTCGCCTTCGACGGCCGGCTGCTCACCGACGCCCTCGGCAAGGTCCGCACCGACAACAGCCAGGGCGAGGAGTACCTCACCGACGTCCTCTCCATCCTGCGCGAGGCCGGGCACCGGGTCGGCGCATCGGTCGCCGGGGACCACCGCGAGATCCTGGGCATCAACAACCGGGTCCAGCTGGCCGAGGCCCGGCGGCTGCTGAACCAGCGGCTGCTGGAGCGCGCCATGCTGGCCGGCGTGACCGTCGTGGACCCGGCGTCCACGACGATCGACGCCACCGTCACCTACGAGCGGGACGCGATCGTGCACCCGGGCACCCAGCTGCTCGGCACCACGCACCTCGGCGAGGACGCCGAGGTCGGCCCCAACACCCGGCTCACCGACACCGTCGTCCGCGCGGGCGCGCGCGTGGACAACACGGTCGCGGACCGGGCCGAGGTCGGCGAGGGCGCGACGGTGGGTCCGTACGCCTATCTGCGGCCCGGCACCAGGCTCGGCACGAAGGCCAAGGCCGGCACGTACGTGGAGATGAAGAACGCCACGATCGGCGAGGGCACCAAGGTCCCGCACCTGAGCTACGTCGGCGACGCGACGATCGGCGACCACACCAACATCGGTGCCGCCAGCGTCTTCGTGAACTACGACGGGGTGGCCAAGCACCACACCACGATCGGCTCCCACTGCCGTACCGGCTCGGACAATATGTTTGTGGCGCCCGTCACGGTCGGGGACGGCGCCTACACCGCGGCCGGCTCGGTCATCACCAAGGACGTACCGCCCGGCTCGCTGGCCGTCGCCCGCGGCCAGCAAAGGAATATCGAGGGCTGGGTGGCCCGCAAGCGTCCGGGAAGCGGCGCCGCGCAGGCAGCTCAGGCCGCCGCATCGGAGCGCGACGGCGAAAGCTGACCGGAAACAGGTACGCCGCGCACGGCGTACCGTGATAGATGCTCACCCCATTTCGGCTGGCTCGTTGCGCATCGGGACACATGCGCGCAGCGCCAGGAACACGTCTGAGGAGACTGTGCTGTGACCGGGATCAAGACGACCGGCGAGAAGAAACTGATGTTCTTCTCCGGCCGCGCCCACCCCGAGCTGGCCGAGGAGGTTGCGCACCAGCTGGGTGTCGGCCTCGTGCCGACGAAGGCCTTCGATTTCGCCAATGGTGAGATCTACGTCCGCTTCCAGGAATCGGCTCGCGGCGCCGACTGCTTCCTGATCCAGAGCCACACCGCTCCGATCAACAAGTGGATCATGGAGCAGCTCATCATGCTGGACGCGCTGAAGCGCGCGTCGGCCCGCTCCATCACGGTGATCGTGCCGTTCTACGGTTACGCCCGCCAGGACAAGAAGCACCGCGGCCGCGAGCCGATCTCGGCCCGTCTGGTCGCCGATCTGATGAAGACGGCGGGTGCGGACCGCATCCTCACCGTCGATCTGCACACGGACCAGATCCAGGGCTTCTTCGACGGCCCGGTGGACCACCTGTTCGCGCTGCCGATCCTGGCCGACTACGTCGGCGCCAAGGTCGACCGTACGAAGCTGACGATCGTCTCCCCGGACGCCGGCCGGGTGCGGGTCGCCGACCGCTGGTGCGACCGTCTCGACGCCCCGCTCGCGATCGTGCACAAGCGCCGTGACAAGGACGTCGCCAACCAGGTGACGGTCCACGAGGTCGTCGGCAATGTGAAGGGCCGGGTCTGTGTCCTGGTCGACGACATGATCGACACCGGTGGCACCATCTGCGCCGCCGCCGACGCCCTGTTCGCGCACGGTGCCGAGGACGTCATAGTGACGGCAACGCACGGTGTGCTCTCGGGTCCGGCCGCGGACCGGCTGAAGAACTCCAAGGTCAGCGAGTTCGTCTTCACGGACACCCTGCCGACCCCGGGCGAGCTGGAGCTCGACAAGATCACGGTGCTCTCGATCGCGCCGACGATCGCGCGCGCGGTGCGTGAGGTCTTCGAGGACGGTTCGGTCACCAGCCTCTTCGAGGAGCAGTAGGAACAGCGGGAACAGCGGTTCCGAAGATCCACTTTGGGGGCGGCCTCCCCGCCGGGTAGACTCAGCGAGTTGCTCGGCGAGGGAGGCCGTACTCATATGTACGGCGGTCCGTTATCGACGCGCTCTTCGTAGCAGGCCTGTCGTGGGCCGGGTGACCGTCCGATTTTCGTCACCTTACGAGGAGTGCAGTCATGGCTGAGGTCAAGCTCGCCGCCCAGGTCCGTACCGAGTTCGGCAAGGGCGCCGCCCGTCGCACCCGCCGCGCCAACCTGGTTCCCGCGGTCGTCTACGGCCACGGTGCCGAGCCGGTCCACGTCACCCTGCCGGGCCACGAGCTGATGATGGCGCTCAAGACCGCCAACGTCCTGATCGGCCTGGAGATCGACGGCAAGGACGCGCTGGTCATCCCGAAGGCCGTGCAGCGCAACCCGCTCAAGGGCGACATCGAGCACGTCGACCTGCTGACCGTCAAGCGCGGCGAGAAGGTCAACGTCGAGATCGCCGTGCACGTCGAGGGCGACCTGGCCCCGGGCGGCAACCTCCTGGAGTACGTGCAGAACACCCTGCTCGTCGAGGCCGAGGCCACCCACATCCCCGAGTCCGTCACGGTCTCCGTCGCGGGCCTGGACGCCGGTGCGTCCGTTCTCGCCAAGGACATCCCGCTGCCGAAGGGCTCCGTGCTCGCCGGTGACGAGGACGCCGTCGTGCTGCAGGTCGTCGCCGCGCAGGCCGAGGAGCCGGCCGCCGAGGGCGAGGGCGCCGAGGCCTGAGCCTCGTCCGCACTGCTTGACTGACGGGGCGGCGGTTCCTTGTTCGGGGACCCGCCGCCCCGTTTCCCTGTAATCAGCGCAACCAGCCGTCGCACGCGAGGAGACCGAGCAGAGATGTCCGATGCCACCGACCCCTGGCTCATCGTGGGCCTCGGCAACCCCGGTCCCGAGTACGCGGCGAACCGGCACAATGTCGGCTTCATGGTGGCCGATCTCCTGGCCGAGCGGATCGGCGGGAAGTTCAAGCGGGCGCAGAAGGCGCAGGCGCAGGTCGTGGAGGGCCGCATGGGTCCTCCCGGGCCGGCGAACCGGCGGGTGATTTTGGCCAAGCCGATGTCGTACATGAACCTCTCGGGCGGCCCCGTCACCGCGCTGCGCGACTTCTACAAGGTGCCGACGGACCACATCGTGGCGATCCACGACGAGCTGGACATCGACTACGGGACGCTCCGGC from Streptomyces sp. NBC_01591 includes:
- a CDS encoding YwqJ-related putative deaminase, whose protein sequence is MHTAQSVTSGDPRLSWSSTDAGRTPRLHHRRDGILPAVAAALSVRGETLTCTAGKGDQPPVLHPLVQDFLDTLPSSRRERFTGRCPEAILLSRQLTAAESTRSKRAQRKPLTNGEARRALKHSRLTTRRIREDGDPMHGSYAPPCRSCTAMLAHFGVRPVDLTTTGAATTAEKG
- a CDS encoding SUKH-3 domain-containing protein, which translates into the protein MHDRTDLPEQAGPAGRDRHSSTRFPVAVDAALRAAGWQPGRWDIRQAEEWADALRSHTSPAGHQHAVFPAAVEAWAEFGGLHITASAPGRQIAPAPVRIDPLSGLHLARTLGDLGRALETEVSPLGEEGDGQAVLAIDTEGRVYSIDHTGDWYLGPDIDQALATLVTGIQPDRLVSD
- a CDS encoding sensor histidine kinase; this translates as MTATGADREAAGSTTRGYWWWERRRSVALDVGLGLLSALECALEGVEFAGDTGLPVPLGVVFGLLAGAVLVVRRRWPIAVVLVSIATTPAEMGFLMGLVGLYTLAASDVPRRITAVLTGMSFMGSFIVMYVRLRQSVAEQDDFGPGDWYVPLISLFMSLGLTAPPVLFGLYIGARRRLMESLRERADSLERELSLLADRAEERAEWARTEERHRIAREMHDVVAHRVSLMVVHAAALQAVAPKDPAKAVRNAALVGDMGRQALTELREMLGVLRAGESVTARPASVPLASVGQAAAAAAAAATEDGPRLREVETLVGESRAAGMTVELSVDGEARTYPPEVEQTAYRVVQEALTNVHKHAAGAKTWVRLAHRDAEVAMQVENGPSDAATADAGLPSGGNGLVGMRERVLGLGGVFVSGPTDAGGFRVSAVLPAQGPA
- the glmU gene encoding bifunctional UDP-N-acetylglucosamine diphosphorylase/glucosamine-1-phosphate N-acetyltransferase GlmU, with the translated sequence MSSERPAAVVVLAAGEGTRMKSKTPKVLHEISGRSLVGHVVAASRELDPEHLVVVVGHGSEQVTAHLTAVDDRLRTAHQAQQKGTGNAVRVGLDELGGTVDGTVIVVCGDTPLLSGETLLALAATHTADSNAVTVLTAEVPDSTGYGRIVRDPADGAVTEIVEHKDATDAQREIREINSGVFAFDGRLLTDALGKVRTDNSQGEEYLTDVLSILREAGHRVGASVAGDHREILGINNRVQLAEARRLLNQRLLERAMLAGVTVVDPASTTIDATVTYERDAIVHPGTQLLGTTHLGEDAEVGPNTRLTDTVVRAGARVDNTVADRAEVGEGATVGPYAYLRPGTRLGTKAKAGTYVEMKNATIGEGTKVPHLSYVGDATIGDHTNIGAASVFVNYDGVAKHHTTIGSHCRTGSDNMFVAPVTVGDGAYTAAGSVITKDVPPGSLAVARGQQRNIEGWVARKRPGSGAAQAAQAAASERDGES
- a CDS encoding ribose-phosphate diphosphokinase, which gives rise to MTGIKTTGEKKLMFFSGRAHPELAEEVAHQLGVGLVPTKAFDFANGEIYVRFQESARGADCFLIQSHTAPINKWIMEQLIMLDALKRASARSITVIVPFYGYARQDKKHRGREPISARLVADLMKTAGADRILTVDLHTDQIQGFFDGPVDHLFALPILADYVGAKVDRTKLTIVSPDAGRVRVADRWCDRLDAPLAIVHKRRDKDVANQVTVHEVVGNVKGRVCVLVDDMIDTGGTICAAADALFAHGAEDVIVTATHGVLSGPAADRLKNSKVSEFVFTDTLPTPGELELDKITVLSIAPTIARAVREVFEDGSVTSLFEEQ
- a CDS encoding 50S ribosomal protein L25/general stress protein Ctc; this translates as MAEVKLAAQVRTEFGKGAARRTRRANLVPAVVYGHGAEPVHVTLPGHELMMALKTANVLIGLEIDGKDALVIPKAVQRNPLKGDIEHVDLLTVKRGEKVNVEIAVHVEGDLAPGGNLLEYVQNTLLVEAEATHIPESVTVSVAGLDAGASVLAKDIPLPKGSVLAGDEDAVVLQVVAAQAEEPAAEGEGAEA
- the pth gene encoding aminoacyl-tRNA hydrolase: MSDATDPWLIVGLGNPGPEYAANRHNVGFMVADLLAERIGGKFKRAQKAQAQVVEGRMGPPGPANRRVILAKPMSYMNLSGGPVTALRDFYKVPTDHIVAIHDELDIDYGTLRLKLGGGDNGHNGLKSMTKSMGADYHRIRFGIGRPPGRMQVADFVLKDFSSTERKELGYMVDRAADSVECLLAEGLERAQSAYNS